CGTGGCAGACCGAAGCGCCGTTGCGCATGTTGATGAACAACCTGGATCCGGAGGTCGCTGAGCGTCCTGATGATTTGGTGGTTTACGGTGGCACGGGCCGTGCTGTGCGGTCGTGGGCTGCGTTTGATGCGATCACCCGGACCCTGGAGACGATGGAGAAGGACGAGACGCTGCTGGTGCAGTCGGGCAAGCCGGTGGGTGTGTTCCGGACCCATGAGTGGGCGCCGCGGGTGTTGTTGGCGAACTCGAATCTGGTGGGGGATTGGGCGACGTGGCCGGAGTTCCGCCGTCTGGAGGCCGAGGGTTTGATGATGTATGGGCAGATGACGGCCGGTTCCTGGATTTACATCGGTACGCAGGGCATCCTGCAGGGCACGTATGAGACGTTCGCCGCCGTCGGGAATAAGCTCGCTGCGGAGGGTCGCCACCCGGCGCCTGCTGCTGCTGGTTCGTCCGAGGGACCCCTCGCTGGCACCCTGACGCTGACCGGTGGGTGTGGCGGGATGGGCGGTGCGCAGCCGCTGGCCGTGACCCTGAATGATGGTGCGTGCCTGATCGTGGACGTGGACGAGACCCGTCTTCGCCGTAGGGCGGGCAAGCGGTACCTGGATGAGGTCGAGACGGATCTGGATGCCGCGATCGCGAAGGTCCAGAAAGCCAAGGCCGAACGCCGTGGCTGGTCCGTGGGCTATGTGGGCAACGCCGCGGAAGTGTTCCCGGAGCTGCTGCGCCGTCACAAGGCCGGCGAGGTGACCTTTGATGTGGTCACGGACCAGACGTCCGCGCACGATCCGTTGTCGTATTTGCCGGAGGGCATCACGGTGGCGGAGTGGCACACGGAGGCTGCTGCGGATCCTGAAGGGTTCACGAAGAAGGCCCAGGCCTCGATGGCCCGTCAGGTGCAGGCGATGGTGGAGTTCCAGGACGCCGGCGCCGAGGTGTTCGATTACGGCAACTCGATCCGGGATGAGGCACGCAAGGGCGGCTACGACCGGGCGTTTGAGTTCCCCGGTTTCGTTCCGGCGTATATCCGTCCGTTGTTCTGCGAGGGCCTGGGCCCGTTCCGCTGGGTTGCCCTGTCGGGGGATCCGGAAGACATCGCCGTGACGGACAAGGCGATCAAGGAACTGTTCCCGGAGAACACGCACCTGCACAAGTGGCTTGACGCTGCGGCGGACCGGGTGGAGTTCGAGGGCCTGCCGGCACGGATTTGCTGGCTCGGGTACGGCGA
This genomic stretch from Micrococcaceae bacterium Sec5.1 harbors:
- a CDS encoding urocanate hydratase translates to MAPADFTIGARPVKAARGTELTAKSWQTEAPLRMLMNNLDPEVAERPDDLVVYGGTGRAVRSWAAFDAITRTLETMEKDETLLVQSGKPVGVFRTHEWAPRVLLANSNLVGDWATWPEFRRLEAEGLMMYGQMTAGSWIYIGTQGILQGTYETFAAVGNKLAAEGRHPAPAAAGSSEGPLAGTLTLTGGCGGMGGAQPLAVTLNDGACLIVDVDETRLRRRAGKRYLDEVETDLDAAIAKVQKAKAERRGWSVGYVGNAAEVFPELLRRHKAGEVTFDVVTDQTSAHDPLSYLPEGITVAEWHTEAAADPEGFTKKAQASMARQVQAMVEFQDAGAEVFDYGNSIRDEARKGGYDRAFEFPGFVPAYIRPLFCEGLGPFRWVALSGDPEDIAVTDKAIKELFPENTHLHKWLDAAADRVEFEGLPARICWLGYGERAKAGLLFNQLVKEGKVKAPIVIGRDHLDSGSVASPYRETEAMADGSDAIADWPLLNALLNTSSGATWVSIHHGGGVGIGRSLHAGQVSVADGTDLAAEKLERLLTNDPGMGVIRHVDAGYDRAVEVANERGVRIPMNEGK